A window from Populus trichocarpa isolate Nisqually-1 chromosome 3, P.trichocarpa_v4.1, whole genome shotgun sequence encodes these proteins:
- the LOC127905045 gene encoding disease resistance protein RPM1-like, translated as MAEGSVNFLLSKLAQILEEEGQLLTGVRTEAEYISDELEFMKAFLRVADAMEERDPSLEVLVKKVRDIAYEMEDALDDFKLRLTHDRGQRFFAPLLRSFDHFVNLRARHQIASRIRAIKSRVIGISEAHRRYLIRNNIMGQGSTFSSISRLESQGDGLLLEEADLVGIEKPKRQLIEWLLERKSGREVVSVVGMGGLGKSTLVKKVYDDPDVKKQFKFRAWITVSQSFKKEELLKDIIQQLFRVHRKPGPKGVDSMDYDKLRTVINKFLQQKKYLIVLDDVWHTSTWGAFQHALPNNNCGSRIMVTTRNTEVASTACMDFPDRVLPLDPLSQEESWILFCKKIFQNNTCPPHLKNVSETILGRCEGLPLAIVSISGVLAAKDKNKIDEWEMVHRSLGAGFENNDTLMSTRKILSLSYNDLPYYLKSCLLYFSIFPAGNPIERMKLIRLWIAEGFVEGKEVMTLEEVAEDYLNELIKRSLVRVVEATSDGRVKTCRIHDLLREIMITKAKDQDFVAIAKEEGMVWSEKVRRVSIHKAVPSIQRRHVPSRLRSVLIFWGADSCPDSPAPNLSFGHLRLLNVLDLEGAPLKEFPSKVSSLFLLKYLSLRNTNVNSIPSSISKLLNLETLDLKHTQISELPVGILKLRKLRHLLVYRYEIDSDDRIHTKYGFQPPPQIGSLQSLQKLCFVEANQGGDLLLELGRLNQLRRLGIVRFRKEHGKALCSSVTKLTDLRALSITSITDSEFIDLEYLSNPPRFLQRLYLTGRLQSLPEWLHSSDSLVKLVLKWSRLSDDPLLSLQHLPNLVHLELVQVYDGEMLCFQAKGFQRLKFLGINKLESLRVITVQQGAMPCLEKLIVQSCKELKRVPSGIEHLTTLKVLEFFNMPKELIMTLQPSEENGDYLKVAHVPDVYSTYWNNGILDNFALLTKEDGSSSLHSPSGSRRDYIWK; from the coding sequence ATGGCTGAAGGTTCAGTGAACTTTCTCCTCTCGAAGCTTGCTCAAATTCTCGAAGAAGAGGGCCAGCTTTTGACAGGGGTTCGGACAGAAGCTGAGTATATCAGTGATGAACTGGAGTTCATGAAAGCCTTTTTAAGAGTTGCTGATGCCATGGAAGAGAGGGACCCGAGCCTTGAAGTGTTGGTCAAGAAAGTGAGAGATATTGCTTACGAGATGGAAGATGCTCTTGATGATTTCAAGCTGCGTCTTACACATGATCGTGGACAAAGATTCTTTGCTCCTCTCCTAAGAAGTTTCGACCACTTTGTGAATTTAAGAGCTCGCCATCAAATAGCTTCAAGAATCCGAGCCATCAAATCCAGAGTAATAGGCATCTCAGAAGCACACCGGAGATACCTGATCAGAAATAATATAATGGGGCAAGGCTCAACCTTCAGCAGCATTTCAAGGCTGGAATCTCAAGGGGATGGCCTTCTGCTCGAAGAAGCTGATTTGGTGGGCATTGAAAAACCCAAAAGGCAGTTGATCGAGTGGcttttggaaagaaaatcaGGACGCGAGGTGGTTTCTGTGGTTGGGATGGGAGGGTTGGGGAAGTCAACCTTGGTGAAAAAAGTCTACGATGATCCAGATGTGAAGAAACAATTCAAGTTCCGAGCTTGGATCACCGTTTCTCAATCTTTCAAGAAAGAGGAACTCCTAAAAGACATTATTCAACAACTCTTTCGTGTTCACAGAAAACCAGGTCCTAAAGGTGTGGATAGCATGGACTATGATAAGCTAAGGACAGTGATCAATAAATTTCTGCAACAGAAGAAGTACCTGATTGTCTTGGATGATGTGTGGCACACAAGTACCTGGGGTGCTTTCCAACATGCCTTGCCAAACAACAACTGTGGCAGCCGAATTATGGTCACAACTCGTAATACTGAAGTTGCCTCTACCGCATGTATGGATTTCCCTGACAGAGTACTTCCTTTGGACCCATTATCTCAAGAAGAATCTTGGATTTTGTTCTGCAAAAAGATATTTCAGAACAATACTTGCCCTCCACATTTGAAGAATGTTTCAGAAACAATTCTTGGTAGATGTGAGGGATTGCCACTTGCAATTGTCTCAATCAGTGGTGTCTTGGCAGcaaaagacaagaataaaataGACGAATGGGAAATGGTCCATCGTAGCCTTGGTGCTGGATTTGAAAACAACGACACACTGATGAGTACGAGAAAAATACTGTCACTGAGTTACAATGATTTGCCTTACTATCTCAAATCTTGCTTGTTGTATTTCAGCATCTTCCCTGCAGGTAATCCAATTGAGCGGATGAAACTTATTCGGCTATGGATAGCTGAAGGATTTGTGGAAGGAAAGGAAGTAATGACATTAGAGGAAGTTGCAGAAGACTACCTGAATGAGCTCATAAAAAGAAGCTTGGTTCGTGTAGTAGAGGCAACCAGTGATGGACGCGTCAAAACATGCCGCATCCATGACCTTCTGCGCGAGATTATGATTACAAAGGCAAAAGACCAAGACTTTGTAGCAATAGCCAAGGAAGAAGGCATGGTGTGGTCTGAAAAAGTCCGTCGTGTGTCAATACATAAAGCCGTGCCAAGCATACAACGAAGACATGTTCCCTCTCGACTTCGTTCAGTGCTCATATTTTGGGGGGCAGATTCTTGTCCTGATTCTCCTGCGCCTAATTTGTCGTTCGGTCACCTGAGGTTGCTTAATGTGTTAGATCTGGAAGGAGCACCTCTGAAGGAATTCCCCAGCAAAGTTTCCAGCCTCTTCCTCTTAAAGTATCTAAGTTTGAGGAACACCAATGTCAATTCCATTCCAAGCTCCATTAGCAAGCTTCTGAATCTGGAAACGTTGGATCTAAAACATACTCAAATCTCTGAATTGCCCGTTGGGATTCTGAAGCTCAGAAAACTTCGCCACCTTTTGGTGTATCGTTATGAAATTGATTCTGATGACAGGATTCACACCAAATATGGTTTCCAACCACCACCTCAAATCGGAAGTCTACAATCCTTACAAAAACTCTGCTTTGTAGAGGCAAATCAAGGCGGTGATCTTCTGCTGGAACTGGGAAGGTTGAATCAGTTGAGACGGTTAGGCATTGTAAGGTTCAGGAAGGAACATGGGAAGGCTCTATGTTCTTCTGTTACAAAGCTGACAGACCTTCGTGCCTTATCTATAACTTCAATCACAGACAGTGAATTCATTGATTTGGAGTACTTATCAAATCCTCCTCGATTTCTTCAGCGATTGTACCTGACAGGACGGTTACAGAGTTTACCAGAGTGGTTGCATTCTTCGGATAGCTTGGTCAAGTTGGTTTTAAAATGGAGTCGGTTAAGTGATGATCCACTGCTATCTCTTCAGCATCTGCCCAATCTAGTACACCTCGAGCTTGTACAGGTTTACGATGGGGAGATGCTGTGTTTCCAAGCTAAGGGATTTCAACGGCTCAAGTTCCTGGgcataaataaattagagagtCTCAGAGTGATAACTGTTCAACAAGGAGCAATGCCTTGTCTTGAAAAGCTGATCGTCCAAAGCTGCAAGGAATTGAAAAGGGTGCCATCAGGTATTGAACACCTGACCACGCTAAAGGTATTGGAGTTTTTCAATATGCCAAAAGAACTCATCATGACTTTGCAACCCAGTGAAGAGAATGGAGATTATTTGAAGGTTGCACATGTTCCTGATGTTTACTCTACCTACTGGAACAACGGTATACTGGATAACTTCGCTTTATTAACCAAAGAAGATGGAAGTTCTTCCCTGCATAGCCCTAGCGGTAGCAGGCGCGACTATATTTGGAAATAA